From a region of the Listeria monocytogenes ATCC 19117 genome:
- a CDS encoding DedA family protein: METWITSIMADFGYIGIFVLIMVENLFPPIPSEIILTFGGFMTTVTSLNVVMVIIVATLGSVVGAILLYKVASYFGKERLTKIVLKYGRILRLKESDIERAESFFLKYGSWAVFLCRMIPLIRSLISIPAGMTKMKMSRFLILTTAGSLLWNTVLIGLGAVLGESWNEIVVFMDSFSTIIYSVIAILVVVGLGYFFRARFKKTLDEE; encoded by the coding sequence TTGGAAACTTGGATTACAAGTATTATGGCTGATTTTGGCTATATAGGTATTTTTGTTTTGATTATGGTTGAAAACTTGTTTCCACCTATTCCCTCTGAGATTATCTTAACTTTTGGTGGATTTATGACGACAGTTACATCATTGAATGTCGTGATGGTGATTATTGTAGCAACACTAGGTTCTGTTGTGGGCGCAATTTTACTGTATAAAGTCGCTTCTTATTTTGGTAAAGAACGACTCACGAAAATTGTATTAAAATACGGCCGGATTTTGCGGCTGAAGGAATCTGATATTGAACGCGCAGAAAGTTTCTTTTTGAAATATGGAAGTTGGGCTGTATTTTTATGTAGAATGATTCCACTAATACGAAGCCTGATTTCGATTCCAGCTGGGATGACCAAGATGAAAATGTCGAGGTTTCTAATTTTGACGACCGCGGGAAGCTTACTTTGGAATACAGTTTTAATTGGACTTGGAGCTGTGCTTGGGGAGTCATGGAATGAAATTGTTGTTTTTATGGATAGCTTTTCAACAATAATTTATAGCGTCATTGCGATACTTGTTGTGGTCGGTTTAGGATACTTTTTCCGAGCACGTTTCAAAAAAACACTAGATGAAGAATAA
- the mntR gene encoding transcriptional regulator MntR, which yields MPTPSMEDYIEKIYSLIETKGYARVSDIADELFVHPSSVTKMVQKLDKDEYLIYEKYRGLILTPKGTQMGKRLLERHALLESFLSIIGVDPSHIYHDVEGIEHHLSWNSIDRIGDVVQFFENHPDALKTLKAMETTKPETKE from the coding sequence ATGCCAACACCTAGTATGGAAGATTATATTGAAAAAATCTATTCCCTTATTGAGACGAAAGGTTATGCCAGGGTTTCGGATATTGCTGATGAGCTATTTGTCCATCCTTCCTCTGTAACAAAAATGGTGCAGAAACTGGATAAAGACGAATATTTAATCTATGAGAAATATCGTGGATTAATTTTGACGCCTAAAGGAACACAAATGGGGAAAAGGCTCCTAGAAAGACATGCATTATTAGAGAGTTTTTTAAGTATTATTGGCGTAGATCCGTCCCATATTTATCATGATGTGGAAGGTATTGAACACCACTTGAGCTGGAACTCGATTGACCGAATTGGAGATGTTGTTCAGTTTTTTGAAAATCATCCGGATGCACTGAAGACGCTCAAGGCGATGGAGACGACCAAACCAGAAACAAAGGAATAA
- a CDS encoding aromatic acid exporter family protein, with translation MRIGMRTVKTAIAATLAIILAEWLHLEYAVSAGIIAILSVQNTKKGSLQLAIQRVYSTVLALSIAAVFFMLIGYNAVSFGLYLLIFIPLAVRLHVADGIVVSSVLVSHILLEQSLSFFWFKNELLLMAVGAGIAIILNLYMPKMEDELKRSQQKIEAIMRQILTEMTQGLRNQSEYHDEFGLLNQLKGTLDYAQEKAARNLDNQFFASSHYYSQYVDMRLVQYRILTQMKRHLVAFDHSSEQSMALAEITEKTAQTLDEHNTAEDLVAEITKMVHEFRSSKLPETRAEFENRAILFQFMNDLRYLLEMKRDFYAEFGLKEKEMTRGR, from the coding sequence ATGCGGATTGGAATGCGAACGGTGAAAACCGCGATTGCAGCGACACTGGCGATAATTTTGGCGGAATGGCTACACTTGGAATATGCAGTTTCGGCAGGGATTATCGCAATTTTAAGTGTACAAAATACGAAAAAAGGGTCTTTACAACTAGCGATTCAGCGGGTTTATTCGACCGTTTTGGCACTATCTATTGCTGCCGTATTTTTCATGCTCATTGGTTATAACGCGGTGAGTTTTGGACTTTATTTACTGATTTTTATTCCGCTTGCTGTAAGACTGCATGTTGCTGACGGAATTGTTGTGAGCTCGGTACTCGTATCGCATATTTTACTCGAACAATCATTATCCTTTTTCTGGTTTAAAAATGAACTGTTACTTATGGCAGTTGGCGCTGGCATAGCGATTATTTTAAATTTATATATGCCAAAAATGGAAGACGAATTAAAACGCAGCCAACAAAAAATAGAAGCAATTATGCGGCAAATTTTGACGGAAATGACGCAAGGGCTTCGGAATCAGTCGGAGTATCATGATGAGTTTGGCTTATTAAATCAATTAAAGGGTACATTAGACTATGCACAGGAAAAAGCAGCAAGAAATTTAGACAATCAGTTTTTTGCTTCTTCCCACTATTATTCGCAGTACGTCGATATGCGGCTTGTGCAATATCGAATTTTAACACAGATGAAACGGCATTTAGTCGCGTTTGATCATTCTTCTGAGCAAAGTATGGCGCTGGCAGAAATTACAGAAAAAACAGCACAGACGTTAGATGAGCATAATACAGCAGAGGATTTAGTGGCGGAAATTACTAAGATGGTGCATGAGTTTCGAAGTAGTAAGCTCCCAGAGACACGAGCAGAATTTGAAAATAGAGCGATTTTATTCCAATTTATGAATGATTTGCGCTATTTATTAGAAATGAAGCGTGACTTTTATGCGGAGTTTGGACTAAAAGAAAAAGAAATGACGAGGGGACGATGA
- a CDS encoding trypsin-like peptidase domain-containing protein, whose translation MKKLRIFTLMLAFALFLLGGGIVAQAAEEAPIDEKIVGETVTNDGEEFIVDEISDLEDVNSTTGTLDTSDEVEVDLSGLTIENEEAVLTPGLKTIFGGDGRKLVTNTTQYPYSTSAYLVMEFPNGKTYIGSGQLIGEDSVLTAAHCLYGKKDGGWAKKVTVYPGYNGTKAPFGTAKARKMYVPKEWTKKEPSTEDYGVIKLDKNIGTKTGTMGLTTNTSGAITISGYHGDKKGKLYTQTGNISQVTANNVFYRLDTTGGSSGSGVYNSKKQILAVNAYEYLNGTGDNFGTRITKEKLNNIYTWAFDNNLSVSKQKGINYELHVQSKGWMGNVANSMTSGTVGLGLRAEAMKISLSGMPYSGDIQYRSHVQGSGWQGWLKNGEISGTRGQSKRLEAFQVKLTGNMAKNYSVQYRAHVQNKGWQSWVKDGATAGTTGESLRIEAVQMRLVAK comes from the coding sequence ATGAAAAAGCTTAGAATATTTACTTTGATGCTTGCTTTTGCTCTATTTTTATTAGGTGGAGGAATTGTTGCACAAGCAGCAGAGGAAGCCCCAATCGATGAAAAGATAGTTGGGGAAACGGTAACAAATGACGGAGAAGAGTTTATAGTCGATGAGATTAGTGATTTAGAAGATGTTAATTCAACAACGGGGACGTTAGATACATCTGATGAAGTTGAGGTTGATTTATCAGGATTAACTATTGAAAATGAGGAAGCCGTTCTAACCCCAGGTTTAAAAACGATTTTTGGCGGAGATGGTAGAAAACTTGTAACAAATACAACTCAATATCCATATTCAACGAGCGCTTACCTTGTAATGGAATTTCCAAATGGAAAAACTTATATAGGTAGTGGACAATTGATTGGTGAAGATTCTGTACTTACAGCCGCTCATTGTTTATATGGTAAAAAAGATGGTGGATGGGCAAAAAAAGTGACTGTATATCCTGGATATAATGGCACGAAAGCTCCTTTTGGAACAGCAAAAGCAAGAAAAATGTATGTTCCAAAAGAATGGACAAAAAAAGAACCTTCTACAGAAGATTATGGTGTTATTAAATTAGATAAAAATATTGGGACAAAAACTGGAACAATGGGGTTAACAACTAATACATCTGGTGCAATTACTATTAGTGGTTATCATGGTGACAAAAAAGGGAAATTGTACACTCAAACTGGAAATATCTCTCAAGTCACTGCAAATAATGTTTTTTATAGATTAGATACAACAGGTGGTAGTAGTGGTAGTGGTGTTTATAATTCTAAAAAACAGATTTTAGCAGTAAACGCATATGAATATTTAAATGGTACCGGGGACAACTTTGGTACAAGAATAACAAAAGAAAAACTAAATAATATTTATACTTGGGCGTTTGACAATAATCTTTCTGTAAGCAAACAAAAAGGGATAAATTACGAGCTCCACGTCCAAAGTAAGGGATGGATGGGAAACGTTGCTAATAGTATGACTTCGGGCACAGTTGGCCTTGGCTTACGAGCAGAAGCAATGAAAATTAGTTTATCAGGGATGCCGTATTCTGGAGATATTCAATATCGCTCACATGTACAAGGTAGTGGATGGCAAGGTTGGTTGAAAAATGGGGAAATTTCTGGAACTCGTGGACAGTCAAAACGTCTGGAAGCTTTCCAAGTGAAATTAACTGGAAATATGGCTAAAAATTATAGTGTGCAGTATAGAGCGCATGTCCAAAATAAAGGTTGGCAAAGTTGGGTTAAAGATGGAGCAACAGCAGGAACAACAGGAGAAAGTTTAAGAATAGAAGCTGTACAAATGCGACTAGTTGCAAAATAA
- a CDS encoding formate--tetrahydrofolate ligase has protein sequence MSNKVKSDIEIASKAEILPVTTIAEHLGLDADALELYGKYKAKLSYDTIHSLKDKEPGKLVLVTAINPTPAGEGKSTVTVGLGDALSKKDKKTVIALREPSLGPTMGIKGGATGGGYAQVIPMEDINLHFTGDFHAITAANNALSAFIDNHMQQGNDLDIDGRRIVWKRVVDLNDRALRKVVVGLGGPIQGVPREDGFDITVASEIMAIICLASDLKDLKKRLSEIVIGYNYKKEPITVGEMGYEGALTLLLKDALKPNLVQTLEHTPAIVHGGPFANIAHGCNSVSATSTALRLGEYVVTEAGFGADLGAEKFLDIKVPALGKAPDCVVIVATIRALKMHGGALKTELSEENVDALAKGFTNLQKHTESIQTFGIPYVVAINKFITDSDAEVAKLEALCEEHGIPFSLTEVWEKGGDGGLELADKVIAAVESGEADYKRIYDDAWSIEEKLEAIVTKVYGGIGVELSSKAQKQIVEFKKYGWDRYPICMAKTQYSLSDDPTLLGRPTDFVIHIREFIPKLGAGFVVALTGDVMTMPGLPKKPAALNMDVDENGNAQGLF, from the coding sequence ATGTCAAATAAAGTGAAATCAGATATTGAAATTGCATCAAAAGCAGAAATTCTACCAGTTACGACTATTGCGGAACATTTAGGACTAGACGCAGATGCACTCGAACTTTACGGAAAGTATAAAGCAAAGTTATCCTATGATACCATTCACTCGCTAAAAGATAAAGAACCAGGAAAACTTGTTCTTGTTACGGCGATTAACCCAACGCCTGCTGGTGAAGGGAAATCGACAGTGACAGTTGGTCTTGGCGACGCACTCTCTAAAAAAGATAAGAAAACCGTTATTGCACTTCGCGAACCATCGCTCGGACCTACCATGGGTATTAAGGGCGGGGCAACAGGTGGCGGATACGCGCAGGTTATTCCAATGGAAGATATTAATTTACATTTTACTGGTGATTTCCACGCAATTACAGCAGCTAATAATGCTTTATCGGCATTTATTGATAACCATATGCAACAAGGGAATGACCTAGATATTGACGGTAGAAGAATCGTTTGGAAACGTGTAGTTGATTTGAACGACCGTGCACTTCGAAAAGTGGTTGTTGGTCTTGGAGGTCCTATTCAAGGGGTTCCACGTGAAGACGGTTTTGATATTACGGTTGCTTCTGAAATTATGGCGATCATTTGTTTAGCAAGTGATTTAAAAGATTTAAAGAAACGTTTAAGTGAAATCGTGATCGGTTATAACTATAAAAAAGAACCAATTACAGTTGGCGAAATGGGCTACGAAGGCGCTCTAACCTTACTATTAAAAGATGCTTTAAAACCTAATTTGGTGCAAACATTAGAACATACACCTGCCATCGTACACGGTGGACCTTTTGCTAATATTGCTCACGGATGTAATAGTGTTTCTGCGACAAGCACAGCACTTCGACTAGGTGAGTATGTAGTGACAGAAGCTGGATTTGGTGCAGACCTTGGTGCCGAGAAATTTTTAGATATTAAAGTTCCTGCCCTTGGAAAAGCGCCAGATTGCGTTGTTATTGTAGCAACGATTCGCGCACTGAAAATGCACGGTGGCGCTTTGAAAACCGAGCTTAGCGAAGAAAATGTGGATGCGCTAGCTAAAGGTTTTACTAATTTACAAAAACATACGGAATCTATTCAAACATTTGGTATTCCTTATGTTGTAGCCATTAATAAATTCATTACCGATTCTGACGCAGAAGTAGCGAAATTAGAAGCACTTTGCGAAGAACACGGCATTCCTTTCTCTCTGACAGAAGTTTGGGAAAAAGGCGGCGACGGTGGCCTTGAACTCGCGGATAAAGTCATTGCGGCTGTTGAAAGTGGAGAAGCGGACTACAAACGCATTTATGATGATGCGTGGTCGATAGAAGAAAAACTAGAAGCGATTGTGACGAAGGTTTACGGTGGTATTGGTGTGGAACTTTCCAGCAAGGCGCAGAAACAAATCGTTGAATTCAAAAAATATGGTTGGGACCGCTATCCGATTTGTATGGCGAAAACCCAATATTCCTTATCGGATGACCCAACATTACTTGGACGCCCAACTGATTTTGTTATTCACATTCGCGAATTCATTCCAAAACTTGGTGCTGGTTTTGTCGTTGCTTTAACAGGCGATGTAATGACGATGCCAGGTTTACCGAAAAAACCAGCGGCACTTAATATGGATGTCGATGAAAATGGGAATGCACAAGGTTTATTTTAA
- a CDS encoding putative RNA methyltransferase produces MLSKMEINKRALKENMALLACPICGEAFEFKEPQSFVCLEGHGFDIAKPGYVHLLKQAHKTKYDQALFESRKKVIASGFFEKLIERVTEIIAEKKKEQLVLYDAGCGEGSHLARVVSNLQATGVNVQAVGLDIAKEGVKQAARDYPGTSWTVADLANCPNQAETADVILNILSPSNYVEFKRLLKKDGFLLKVVPEANYLRELREFIYVDEKSSYSNESVTSRLAEKLSVEHVERVTYKAPIAKELFADFLEMTPLGWHIEADKKSELLGNPPEELTVDLQIIIANRAHLL; encoded by the coding sequence TTGTTATCAAAAATGGAGATAAATAAACGCGCTTTGAAAGAAAATATGGCGCTTCTTGCTTGTCCGATTTGTGGCGAAGCATTCGAGTTTAAAGAGCCGCAGTCATTTGTATGCCTAGAAGGTCACGGGTTTGATATCGCCAAACCAGGTTACGTACATTTACTAAAACAAGCGCATAAAACAAAATACGATCAAGCATTATTCGAATCCCGTAAAAAAGTGATTGCGAGTGGCTTTTTTGAAAAATTAATCGAACGAGTGACAGAAATTATTGCGGAGAAGAAAAAAGAACAACTTGTTTTATATGATGCGGGTTGCGGGGAAGGAAGTCATTTGGCGCGAGTCGTATCAAATTTACAAGCGACTGGTGTTAATGTCCAAGCGGTTGGCTTAGATATCGCCAAAGAGGGAGTGAAACAAGCGGCACGCGACTATCCTGGTACTTCTTGGACGGTAGCTGATTTAGCCAATTGTCCGAATCAAGCAGAGACGGCGGATGTCATTTTAAATATTTTATCGCCATCGAATTACGTGGAGTTCAAACGGCTTTTAAAGAAGGATGGGTTTTTGTTAAAAGTAGTGCCAGAAGCGAATTATTTACGCGAATTACGTGAATTTATTTATGTTGATGAGAAAAGTAGTTATTCGAATGAGTCGGTCACATCACGATTAGCAGAAAAGTTAAGCGTAGAACATGTCGAACGAGTGACCTACAAAGCGCCGATTGCCAAAGAATTATTTGCAGATTTTCTTGAAATGACGCCACTTGGTTGGCATATTGAAGCGGATAAAAAAAGCGAATTACTGGGAAACCCACCGGAAGAATTAACCGTTGACTTGCAAATTATTATCGCGAATAGAGCACATCTTTTGTAA
- a CDS encoding ABC-F family ATP-binding cassette domain-containing protein: protein MKQLKVENLTKTYGEKSLFENISLTITEGERIGLIGVNGTGKSTLLQIISGSESGDKGTVTKAKDYTIGYLAQDPEFNEEDTVLSAVFDGDTAALRAMRKYEEVLLAMSLDAENTKLHDAYTAASQEMDASAAWDMNTEAKTILERLGITDLTAKISELSGGQRKRVGLAQVLIETPDLLILDEPTNHLDFQSIRWLEEYLNRFKGAVLLVTHDRYFLDRVTNHMVELDRGSAYRYVGNYEKFMESKAIRMENEVRESEKNKNLYRKELAWMRRGPQGRATKQNARQDRFHDLEKKVKTKTDDSELAIDFVTSRLGKDVFELKNLEKRFDEKQVLQDFSLIIQPGERLGITGNNGTGKSTLLNMLAGKLAPDAGEVVTGQTVQIGYYTQQNEEMDPDMRMIAYLQEAGEQVTTSGGEVISVSAMLERFLFPPNSHGKKIGSLSGGEKRRLFLLRILMERPNVLLLDEPTNDLDTQTLTVLEDYLESFNGTVITVSHDRYFLDKVVNKLLVFRAIGEVEIFYGEYSDYLKELEAKAKPAKSMKKMANTSVEKAAPEKKEKVKLTYQEQLEWDGIEDAISELEQTIESLNETLEQTGADFTKAAEISELITAKETELEQMMERWEFLSQYAE, encoded by the coding sequence ATGAAACAATTAAAAGTGGAAAATTTAACAAAAACATATGGTGAAAAAAGCCTGTTTGAAAATATCTCGCTAACGATAACAGAGGGCGAACGTATTGGTTTAATCGGTGTAAATGGTACCGGGAAATCGACGTTATTGCAAATTATTTCTGGTAGTGAATCTGGGGATAAAGGTACTGTTACGAAAGCAAAAGATTATACGATTGGTTATTTGGCGCAAGATCCTGAATTTAATGAAGAAGATACAGTTCTTTCGGCTGTTTTTGACGGGGATACTGCGGCGCTTCGGGCAATGCGCAAGTACGAAGAAGTGTTACTTGCGATGTCACTTGATGCGGAAAATACCAAATTACACGATGCTTATACAGCCGCCAGCCAAGAAATGGATGCTAGTGCGGCTTGGGATATGAACACAGAAGCGAAAACGATTTTGGAGCGTTTAGGAATTACAGATTTAACCGCGAAAATAAGCGAGCTTTCTGGTGGGCAACGAAAACGGGTAGGTTTGGCGCAAGTCTTAATCGAGACGCCAGATTTACTCATTTTGGACGAGCCTACCAACCACTTGGATTTTCAGTCAATTCGTTGGTTGGAAGAATATTTAAATCGCTTTAAAGGGGCTGTCTTGCTTGTTACCCATGATCGTTATTTTCTTGACCGAGTGACAAATCACATGGTGGAGCTCGACCGGGGTTCGGCTTATCGATACGTTGGGAACTACGAGAAATTCATGGAATCTAAAGCCATTCGGATGGAAAACGAAGTCCGTGAATCTGAGAAAAATAAAAACCTTTATCGTAAGGAACTAGCATGGATGCGTCGCGGTCCTCAAGGGCGCGCCACTAAACAAAATGCCAGACAAGACCGTTTCCACGATTTAGAGAAAAAAGTGAAAACAAAAACCGATGACTCAGAACTGGCGATTGATTTTGTTACTAGTCGTCTTGGAAAAGATGTTTTCGAACTGAAAAACTTGGAAAAACGCTTTGATGAAAAACAAGTATTGCAGGATTTCAGCTTGATTATCCAACCTGGTGAACGCCTTGGTATTACAGGGAACAACGGAACTGGAAAATCGACTTTACTGAACATGTTGGCTGGAAAACTAGCGCCAGATGCTGGGGAAGTAGTCACAGGTCAAACCGTACAAATCGGTTACTATACGCAACAAAATGAAGAAATGGACCCGGATATGCGAATGATTGCTTATTTGCAAGAAGCGGGAGAGCAAGTCACAACTTCTGGTGGCGAAGTAATCAGTGTGAGTGCGATGTTAGAACGATTTTTATTCCCACCAAATTCCCACGGGAAGAAAATTGGTAGCTTATCAGGTGGAGAAAAACGACGGTTATTCTTACTTCGCATTTTGATGGAACGACCAAATGTCTTATTACTGGATGAGCCGACTAATGACTTAGATACGCAAACATTAACCGTATTAGAAGACTATTTAGAATCATTCAATGGTACCGTAATTACGGTTAGCCATGATAGATATTTCCTCGATAAAGTCGTAAACAAATTGCTCGTTTTCCGAGCAATTGGTGAAGTAGAAATTTTCTACGGTGAATATAGTGATTATTTGAAAGAGCTGGAGGCTAAAGCAAAACCAGCGAAATCAATGAAAAAAATGGCGAATACTTCGGTCGAAAAGGCAGCACCTGAGAAAAAAGAGAAAGTTAAACTCACCTACCAAGAACAACTCGAGTGGGACGGAATTGAAGATGCCATTAGTGAATTAGAACAAACCATTGAATCGCTTAATGAAACATTGGAACAAACCGGAGCAGACTTTACAAAAGCAGCAGAAATTAGCGAACTCATCACGGCAAAAGAAACGGAGCTCGAACAAATGATGGAACGCTGGGAATTTTTATCACAATACGCGGAATAA
- a CDS encoding phosphoglucomutase — translation MNQSETKALEALQNGSDIRGIAIATEKYQITLTDERVEKIAYGFAKWLKEEKKVEGQAKVAIGHDSRLSAERLKAALVKGLTFAGINVVDVGLATTPAMFMATQYEDYNCDAGIMITASHLPFMYNGLKLFTKSGGAEHEDIDYIVAHADKSFIENGLNLGKVTKQDLLSTYAADLTDKIRAGITDAADKMKPLLGSHIIVDAGNGAGGFFAEKVLAELGSDISGSQFLDPDGNFPNHIPNPDNEEAMASLKKAVLASGADLGVIFDTDVDRAAIMDKNGESLNRNPLIAVISSIILEEKPGTTIVTDSTTSGHLQTFIEAKGGKQHRFKRGYRNVINEALRLNADGTPSEIAIEVSGHAALKENYFLDDGAYLIAKILMTYATLRKNGKDLPDLIADLREPAESEEIRLSITATDFKAYGKEVLADFLTFVEADPDMELEPVNQEGIRVNTKGAIGEGWFLLRMSLHEPVMPMNLESDEAGGIRKVKNRLAGFFASKAELKM, via the coding sequence ATGAATCAATCAGAAACGAAAGCGTTAGAAGCACTGCAAAACGGATCAGACATACGTGGAATAGCTATTGCTACGGAAAAATATCAGATTACGCTAACAGACGAACGTGTAGAAAAGATTGCTTATGGCTTTGCGAAATGGCTAAAAGAGGAGAAAAAAGTGGAAGGTCAAGCGAAAGTGGCAATTGGCCATGATAGCAGACTTTCAGCTGAACGTTTAAAAGCGGCACTTGTCAAAGGGTTAACTTTTGCAGGAATCAATGTGGTGGATGTAGGGCTTGCAACTACGCCGGCCATGTTTATGGCAACTCAGTACGAAGACTATAACTGCGATGCCGGCATTATGATTACAGCGAGCCACTTACCTTTTATGTATAATGGACTAAAATTATTTACGAAATCTGGTGGAGCTGAACACGAAGATATTGATTATATCGTGGCTCACGCAGATAAATCATTCATAGAAAATGGACTAAATCTTGGGAAGGTAACAAAACAAGATTTACTTTCTACATATGCAGCAGACTTAACGGATAAAATTAGAGCTGGAATCACAGATGCAGCTGACAAAATGAAGCCACTTCTAGGAAGCCATATTATTGTCGATGCAGGGAACGGCGCTGGCGGCTTTTTTGCTGAGAAAGTATTGGCAGAACTTGGCTCAGACATTTCTGGAAGCCAGTTTTTAGATCCGGATGGAAATTTTCCTAATCATATTCCGAACCCTGACAATGAGGAAGCTATGGCTAGTTTGAAAAAAGCGGTCCTTGCTAGTGGAGCGGATTTAGGCGTGATTTTTGATACGGATGTAGACCGTGCTGCGATTATGGATAAAAATGGCGAAAGTTTAAACCGCAACCCATTAATTGCTGTTATCTCTAGTATTATTTTAGAAGAAAAACCAGGAACAACTATCGTGACTGACTCCACAACATCTGGGCATTTGCAAACCTTTATCGAGGCAAAAGGCGGGAAACAACACCGATTTAAACGTGGTTATCGTAATGTTATCAATGAAGCACTGCGCCTAAATGCAGACGGAACACCATCAGAAATTGCTATCGAAGTAAGTGGTCATGCCGCATTAAAAGAAAATTATTTCTTGGATGATGGCGCTTATCTCATTGCCAAAATTTTAATGACTTATGCCACTTTACGAAAAAATGGAAAAGATTTGCCAGATTTAATAGCCGATTTAAGAGAACCGGCTGAAAGCGAAGAAATTCGTTTGAGTATTACCGCAACCGATTTTAAAGCTTATGGAAAAGAAGTTCTAGCTGATTTTCTGACTTTCGTAGAAGCTGATCCGGATATGGAATTAGAACCTGTGAACCAAGAAGGAATTCGTGTGAATACGAAAGGTGCGATTGGTGAAGGCTGGTTCTTACTACGAATGAGCTTACATGAACCGGTAATGCCGATGAATTTAGAAAGTGATGAAGCTGGCGGCATCCGAAAAGTGAAAAATCGTTTAGCAGGATTTTTCGCGAGTAAAGCAGAATTAAAGATGTAA
- a CDS encoding dihydrofolate reductase, with product MIIFVWAQDRAGNIGKDNKMPWHLPGDLQFFKKTTTGKTLVMGRKTYESLGKALPNRKTIVLTRDQGLKLDDAEILHSKEAVLALAETGETIYIVGGAEIYRLFMDVADQLIVTKIDAEFEADTAFPEVDWENFSEVAKEFHEKDEKNKYNYTFYTYERN from the coding sequence ATGATTATTTTTGTTTGGGCACAAGACCGCGCTGGTAATATTGGAAAAGATAACAAAATGCCGTGGCACTTACCAGGAGATTTGCAGTTTTTCAAAAAAACGACGACTGGGAAAACACTTGTCATGGGGCGAAAAACCTATGAATCGTTAGGAAAAGCTTTACCAAATAGAAAGACAATCGTATTGACACGAGATCAAGGTCTCAAGTTAGATGATGCAGAGATACTTCATTCAAAAGAAGCTGTTTTAGCTCTTGCTGAGACAGGGGAAACAATCTATATAGTTGGTGGTGCAGAAATCTATCGTTTATTTATGGATGTGGCAGATCAGCTGATTGTGACAAAAATTGATGCAGAGTTTGAGGCTGATACTGCGTTTCCTGAAGTGGATTGGGAGAATTTTTCCGAAGTGGCGAAAGAATTCCATGAAAAAGATGAAAAAAATAAGTACAATTACACTTTTTATACGTATGAAAGAAATTAG
- a CDS encoding thymidylate synthase: MKQYLDLEKYVLENGTQKGDRTGTGTISTFGYQMRFDLQEGFPIMTTKRVPFKLVVSELLWFLHGDTNIRYLLQHNNNIWNEWAFERFVKSDDYKGEDMTDFGLRAERDSAFKEVYQAEMEKFKARILEDEAFANKYGELGNIYGKQWREWKTSQGETIDQLADLIEMIKTNPNSRRLIVSAWNPEDIPNMALPPCHSLFQFYVADGKLSCQLYQRSADIFLGVPFNIASYALLTHLIAREVGLEVGEFIHTMGDAHLYNNHIEQVKEQLSRTPHKLPKLVLSDKPATIFDFDVADISLDGYNPDPAIKAPISV; this comes from the coding sequence ATGAAACAATATTTGGATTTAGAAAAGTACGTTTTAGAGAATGGAACACAAAAAGGAGATCGCACTGGAACTGGAACAATCAGCACATTTGGTTATCAAATGCGTTTTGATTTACAAGAGGGCTTTCCGATTATGACAACAAAACGGGTACCATTTAAACTTGTAGTAAGTGAACTGCTATGGTTTTTACATGGAGATACGAATATTCGCTACCTTTTACAGCATAATAATAATATTTGGAATGAATGGGCTTTTGAGCGTTTTGTGAAAAGCGATGATTATAAAGGCGAAGATATGACTGACTTTGGACTGCGTGCTGAGCGTGATTCAGCTTTCAAAGAAGTGTATCAAGCGGAGATGGAGAAGTTTAAAGCTCGGATTTTAGAAGACGAAGCGTTCGCGAATAAATACGGTGAGCTAGGTAATATTTACGGTAAACAATGGCGCGAATGGAAGACTTCACAAGGAGAAACAATTGATCAGTTAGCGGATTTGATTGAAATGATTAAAACGAATCCGAACTCGCGTCGTTTGATTGTGTCTGCTTGGAATCCAGAAGATATTCCGAATATGGCTTTACCGCCATGTCATTCGCTATTCCAATTTTATGTAGCGGACGGAAAATTATCATGTCAGCTGTATCAACGTAGTGCCGATATTTTCCTTGGTGTACCGTTTAATATTGCAAGCTATGCACTTCTAACACACCTGATTGCACGTGAAGTAGGGCTGGAAGTTGGTGAGTTTATCCATACAATGGGTGATGCGCATCTTTATAATAATCATATTGAGCAAGTGAAAGAACAGTTGTCTAGAACACCGCACAAACTTCCAAAATTAGTGCTTTCAGATAAACCAGCAACGATTTTTGATTTTGATGTAGCGGATATTTCACTGGATGGTTATAATCCAGATCCAGCAATTAAAGCACCAATTTCAGTATAA